From the genome of Mustela lutreola isolate mMusLut2 chromosome 16, mMusLut2.pri, whole genome shotgun sequence, one region includes:
- the LOC131817373 gene encoding zinc finger protein 345-like, with protein sequence MAGSQGQLTFRDVAIEFSLEEWGCLTHTQRQLYRDVMLENYGHLCFLGLLLSKPDLIMFLEQEKQLWDVKRKETVGFHPAVSSHDTQSFLLKQSLEDSFQTVSVYRYKHSAVETLHLCTDWDSDGDCDGHQRNPGRYTQTKTMVLNENLRVPNGDGYKSPWKTSLFKSTVSAEQCVSVSTSSNQIFKYSYLRTEHLQHLESNLDHAENNDLTHLKDKIGLTFQSDISDHQRFRNEEQSAPWDPYERSFTEELTLQNDKRVSTEDRIAQCTEFAKTLNQGSGVQKCVRARFAENHYECDKRGEGFNPASNLSIHNGHRLGDSPHKYNECGKAHNQSSSVGDHQRIHEGKRLFRSNKAGTMFSQLSSLNIHNIVPRGKEAYSLKECGKSFDCHSTLSQHQQMHTGEKIHKCEGGGKTFKVCPSINGHGQTYTGEERYQCQECGKTFNRTSQLIQHHKIHTGEKPYQCEKCGKSFIQSSALIRHHRIHTGEKPYQCQECGKAFTCPSQLTQHRRIHTGEKPYQCKECGKAFNDSSTLFEHHIIHTGNKPYQCQECGKAFVYSSRLAQHNRIHTGQKPYQCQDCGKAFYQSSHLSEHHRIHTGERPYQCQECGKGFNNSSALTQHYRTHTGEKPYQCHECGKAFNHNSSLTQHRRIHTGEKPYQCQECGKAFSRSSSLSEHHRIHTGEKPYQCQECGKAFNDSSTLIQHYSIHTGEKPFQCQECGKRFNVSSVLTRHHRIHTGEKPYQCKECGKAFKQRSSLTEHHRIHTGEKPYQCQQCGKAFNHSSTLIQHRRIHTGEKPYQCQDCGKAFKWSSLFNQHRRIHTGEKT encoded by the coding sequence CTGTATCTTCACATGACACCCAGAGTTTCCTGCTAAAGCAGAGCCTAGAAGATTCTTTCCAGACAGTATCAGTGtacagatacaaacatagtgCTGTTGAGACTTTGCACTTATGTACAGACTGGGACAGTGATGGGGATTGTGACGGGCATCAAAGAAATCCTGGACGATACACCCAAACCAAAACCATGGTCCTTAATGAGAATCTCCGTGTCCCAAATGGTGATGGATATAAATCGCCGTGGAAAACCTCCCTCTTTAAGTCAACTGTTTCTGCAGAGCAGTGTGTTTCTGTCAGCACAAGCTCCaatcaaatattcaaatatagcTACTTGAGGACAGAACATTTGCAACATCTGGAAAGTAACCTAGACCATGCTGAGAATAATGATTTGACCCATTTGAAAGATAAGATTGGCCTCACTTTTCAATCAGATATTTCTGATCATCAgagatttagaaatgaagaacaaagtgCTCCATGGGATCCATACGAGAGGAGCTTCACTGAGGAGTTGACCCTCCAGAATGACAAGAGGGTTTCCACTGAAGACAGAATAGCTCAGTGCACTGAATTTGCGAAAACATTGAACCAGGGCTCCGGTGTTCAGAAATGTGTCAGGGCTAGGTTTGCAGAGAACCATTATGAATGTGATAAACGTGGGGAAGGCTTTAATCCAGCCTCTAACCTCAGTATACATAATGGTCACCGTTTGGGAGACAGTCCTCATAAATacaatgaatgtgggaaagctcATAACCAGTCCTCCAGTGTTGGTGATCATCAGAGAATCCATGAGGGAAAAAGGCTATTCAGATCTAATAAAGCAGGTACCATGTTTAGCCAGTTATCAAGcctaaatatacataacatagtTCCTAGGGGAAAGGAAGCTTACAGTTTGAAGGAATGTGGTAAATCCTTTGACTGCCACTCAACACTATCTCAACATCAGCAAATGCATActggggaaaaaatacacaaatgtgaAGGTGGTGGTAAAACCTTTAAGGTatgtccatcaataaatggaCATGGACAAACCTATACTGGAGAAGAAcgttaccaatgtcaagaatgtggcaagaccTTTAACCGCACTTCACAGCTTATTCAACATCAcaaaattcatactggagagaaaccttaccaatgtgaAAAATGTGGTAAGAGCTTTATACAGAGCTCAGCCCTTATtcgacatcacagaattcatactggagagaagccttaccaatgtcaagaatgtggcaaggcctttaccTGCCCTTCACAACTTACTCAACATcgcagaattcatactggagagaaaccttaccaatgtaaagaatgtggcaaggcctttaatgACAGCTCAACCCTTTTTGAACATCACATAATTCATACTGGAaataaaccttaccaatgtcaagagTGTGGCAAGGCATTTGTTTACAGCTCAAGGCTTGCACAACAtaacagaattcatactggacagaaaccttaccaatgtcaagacTGTGGCAAGGCCTTTTACCAGAGCTCACATCTTAGCGAACATCACAGgattcatactggagagagaccttaccaatgtcaagaatgtggtaAGGGCTTTAACAACAGCTCAGCCCTTACTCAGCATTACAgaactcatactggagagaaaccttaccaatgtcatgAATGTGGCAAGGCTTTTAACCACAACTCAAGCCTTACTCAACATcgcagaattcatactggagagaaaccctaccaatgtcaagaatgtggcaaggccttttcCCGGAGCTCAAGTCTTAGtgaacatcacagaattcatactggagagaaaccttaccaatgtcaagaatgtggtaAGGCCTTTAATGACAGCTCAACCCTTATTCAGCATTACAgtattcatactggagagaaacctttccagtgtcaagaatgtggcaagagGTTTAACGTGAGCTCAGTGCTTACtcgacatcacagaattcatactggagagaaaccttaccaatgtaaagaatgtgggaaggcctttaagCAGAGGTCAAGTCTTActgaacatcacagaattcatactggagagaaaccttatcaATGTCAACAGTGTGGCAAGGCTTTTAACCACAGCTCAACCCTTATTCAGCATcgcagaattcatactggagagaaaccttaccaatgtcaagacTGTGGCAAAGCCTTTAAGTGGTCTTCACTCTTTAATCAACATcgcagaattcatactggagagaaaacTTAA